The Euphorbia lathyris chromosome 3, ddEupLath1.1, whole genome shotgun sequence genome contains a region encoding:
- the LOC136224219 gene encoding bZIP transcription factor 44-like: protein MGSLSGTSSGSSLMISNSGSEGDLQVLMDQRKRKRMISNRESARRSRMRKQKHLDDLTAQISQLRKENQQLITSINITTQHFLNIDSDNSILRAQVGELTHRLQSLNEIINFLTANNTLLEDELNDGVFVAEPVADSFMNPLMNMGYHLNNHPIMASASADFFQY from the coding sequence ATGGGCTCCTTAAGCGGAACATCCTCAGGTTCAAGTTTGATGATATCGAACTCCGGATCGGAAGGAGATTTGCAGGTTTTAATGGATcaaagaaagaggaagagaATGATATCGAACAGAGAATCGGCGAGAAGGTCAAGGATGAGAAAACAGAAGCATCTCGATGATCTAACGGCTCAGATTTCACAGCTGAGAAAGGAGAATCAACAGTTGATTACAAGCATAAATATCACTACTCAACATTTTCTGAACATTGATTCTGATAATTCCATTCTCAGAGCTCAAGTTGGGGAACTGACTCACAGATTGCAGTCGTTGAATGAGATTATAAACTTTTTGACTGCGAATAATACTCTTCTTGAAGATGAATTAAACGACGGCGTATTTGTAGCTGAACCTGTTGCTGATAGCTTCATGAATCCGTTGATGAACATGGGATATCATCTGAATAATCATCCAATTATGGCCTCTGCTTCTGCTGATTTTTTTCAGTATTAA